The genome window CAAGGATGCAAGAGAGAGCTGCAGAACTGATGGAGCAGGTAAGAAGCATGTTCAAGGACACTACCGACATCTTGCAAACTATGGAGTTGGTCGATTCTatccagcttcttggattgaGTTATCACTTCGAGAAAGAAATAAGTGAAGCATTAAAACGAGTCCATGATGCCGATTTGAACTGTCATGGTCTCTACGAGACTGCTCTCCGGTTTCGCCTGCTGAGACAACAAGGGTATCATGTGACCCCTGGTAATATGCTTGCAAAAGTAGATGTATTTGTATGTTTTATCTATAATTATGTTTGCAAAAgtaatttaatttgtattttagaaatgatggaggatttttgttttaagaagacaACTTAATCAGCCCATAAAAAAAGAAGTCACTGAACAATCAATCCGGTGGCTTCTAACAATATTAGCTGGTCATTTTGCTACATAATTTCTTCTCTGTACATGAGTGACCTCACACTTCTCAAAACGTTTTGATCTCCTATAACAACAATATTAAAAAGATGtactttgttctctctctctctctctctctctctctctctctctctctctctctatatatatatatatatatatatatatatatatgtatatataaaggtataaatatacacacatatatatatacatatatatatatatatgtatatatatatatatattttttttaattccaaaacaatacgatcttctttaatcatcttttttttaattcactcATAAACGTTGGCAGTAccaaaaatattttctccagtaAAATAGACATAAAAATCACACACAAAAGTCATTGTATTGATTATCACGTAATCACTTAAAACTGTAAATTAATTATGATAATATGACTGTTTGTTTTTTTCTCAAAACATAAAATCTTATGTATTTCTGTAGTTgtctttaacaagttcaaagatgaGGGAGGGAGTTTCATGTCTACCTTGGGGAGTGACGTGAAAGGACTGTTAAGCTTGTACAACGCAGCCTATCTTGGGACTCATGGGGAGATCATTCTTGATGAAGCCATCTCTTTTACGAGGAATAGCCTAGTGTCTGCATTTGCTGATCTTAAACCACCATTAACAACGCAAGTGTCTCTTGACCTCGAGACACCTCTCTGTAGGAGAATTAGAAGGCTCTTGGCAAGAGATTACATATCTATATACCAAGAGGACGCCACGCGAGATGATGCCATCCTGGAGCTTGCAAAGTTGGACTTCAATTTGCTGCAATCTCTTCATCGCGAGGAACTTAAGAACATTACCAAGTAAGCTCTTCCTCACTTTTGAATTCCCTGGAGCTATATTTCTTCTGGATTTTTATAAAGGAAAGAAGATACAATCAAGTTGCAAATGTAAACAAGTGAAGGCTAATGGCTGAGCTTGGTTTCTCCTTCCATCAAACATTAATTGATATGTAATCATTTTGATTTGTGAATGACTTGAAGGTGGTGGAATGATTTAGCCTCCTCAAAAAATCTCAGTTTTGCTCGAGATAGATCGGTGGAATGCTATTTCTGGATCCTGGGAGTGTACTTTGAAGCCTATTATTCTCGTGCACGAGTGATAACGACCAAGGTGATTGCCCTTACTTCAATTTTGGACGACATATATGATGTTTATAGCACATTGGAGGAGAGTCAACAACTAACTGAGGCAATTCAAAGGTTCGTAAATCTCATATACATGGACAGATTACCTTTTACTATCATGGCTCAATAGATGATAACAAAAAGTGCCACTGATAATAtcacataagaaaataaaatatctcaCAATAGTTTTAGTCATTGTGTATAGCAAAATAACATGTGTGTTTATGTTCTATTTTTCTAATGATGGTGAAACTAATACATATGCAGGTGGGACGTGAAGATTATAAATCAATTACCAGAGTACATGAAAGATTATTATCTAAAGCTAATGCACACctttgaagagtttgaagatttattggcttccagtgagaaatatcgcataacctatctaaaggaagcggtgagtgatgagattataaggttcttcttattttcacttttattaaTTAGCATTAAATAAGTAATAAACGAATCCACTAATGGCCAATGTAAACAATAAGCATTTGAGATGTGACAGTATTGAACTTAGATTGTCCCAATTGTAGACACTACTCATGCATTACAAACATTAAGGAATGATTTTATTTTACTTGGGTACAGATGAAAGATTTATCTAAAGCTTATTTTGAGGAATCCAAATGGAGAGATCAACATTACGTACCAACTTTGGAAGAACATCTACATGTTTCCCTCATCAGTTCAGGACATCCTATGCTCGAATGTGCTTCTTTCATTGGAATGGGAGAAATAGCAACTAAGGAGGCATTTGAGTGGATTACTAGTTTCCCAAAGATTGTCCAAGCTTCTGCAATAATTGGTCGTATCATGAATGACATTACTTCACATGAGGTATAGTCATAATATAATCTCCTGTGTTTTGTATTATATAAACATTTTTCATGGTAAATTTTGCACTGATTTATCTCGTAGTAGAAATATGataacataaaaaaagaagaagaaaataacatACTTCTCCAATTAGATGAGATGGACCATAATTGAGGTTTAATAGGTAATCTCCAAAGTTGTCTTCAATATTCCTTCTACTTATCTCCTCAAAAGCATTTATTGTGTCACTCAATTGCATTATCAAAGTTTTGCTGAACtccttaaatgattttatattaagaAATCTAGTACAAACAAAAAAACTCCCATTCGTAAGCTTCCACATCTGTAGATTCCCAAATTCCTTTCATCTACACCTTATTATTGATAATAGTCTATCAATTTGTTTTAATATAATGAACATGTAAATCCTGAAAAGATCTGTTAGAATTCAATTTGTAGATCATTAATCCTCTTTTTTCATGAAATTTACAGTTGGAACAAACTAGGGAACATGTTGCCTCCACAGTCCAATGCTACATGAAAGAATACGGAACAAATGTGCATGTGGCATGTAAGAAGCTCCAAGTTCTAGTTGACGATGCATGGAAGGATATAAACAAAGAGTGCCTCAATCAAACTGCATTCCCCgttgctttacttcaaaggattgtTAATTTTTCACGAATGATTGAAAATTTATATAAGTACATCGATGGATATACCAACTCCTCTATGAAGACGAAAGAATATATCTCTTTGTTACTTGTACATCCTGTTCCACTTTGATTGTATGAcgatgcttgcttcttctatgaatcctttattctgaaatatatgtaagcctttgtaaataaacgtgtattgtactatgcttgcttcttctatgaatcctttattctgaaatatatgtaagtCTTTGTAAATGAATGAAATATATGTAAGCCCTGGGAAGCTCAAGCCAGTATTATCTATGAAAAACAGAAATCTTTGCTTAACAGTAGTTCAAAGCAATTTGCAAGTTGCTGGTAtatgttacaaaattatattagctaTTTGCAATTTTCACTCTTTTCAGTCTTGCCAACTTAAGAAAGGCTCTTGAAGCTGCTATGCTAAATAGAGTGTAGGGATGGTGAGGTTGGGTTTTGTAGATGCCTACATCAGATATCAAGATACTTCTTAGTTAAGTTTGGGATGATTACAATTCAGAAACATATATATTCAAGCTACATTTTGGATAAGTtaggatgattgattttttgttttctccaagaagaaaaaattatattatctaaACCATAAAATTACAAAAGGAGTTGTGGATATCAGAGCACAAAAAAATGACCAATTGAGAGGGCCACACTTCGGAAACATATATATTCAAGCTACATTTTGGATAAGTTAGTGATGTCATATGTTGGACATAATTCATGCACCATGCTATCAGAAGATTTGGCCTTGTCATTAGAGAGAACAAATTCTACTATCTTATGAAAAATCTTGTAAACAGAACAAGCAATGAGTTTGAAAACAAGATCATTCGTAGCCCAACATATTCACCAAAGACCAATATCATTTAGAACCCACAAGGTTTGACCACCAGAATTGGGACACTGCACCCGctcattaaaaattgaatatctagTTAAGATTTAAAGAGTTGCCATAATTTAATAGGAAAGACGCACAGAAAGAATTGATTAATGGTTTCCGCTTTAGATTGACAAAAGGGACAAGTAGTAGCATTACTGCACACTCTTAGTTGAGATGATCAATGAGAGGTGGCGGTgcaaaagtttccaacaaaggcAACACGGGAAGCTTCCACAAACAATACAACTAGTCCACGTTAGGATCAACCATCCCAACTGAGAAGCAAGAAAATGATACGCAGACTTAGCAGAACCACCAaagtgttggaattaaacttgttcaaatgtcataaagaagttcatttcatcaaaagaaaggttcattgcatcaagagggagattcattACATCGAAAAAATTGATTAAAAGTCTATAAACGGATAAGTCAAATtgtttattggttcttgaaagagtttcttgaaagagaacatcttgaatacaattaatataatgtatctttggggactatataaaccccatatgttgttCATGagaaatagagtttctgaaattgtaaagtgttttcttgagagaaatatagaagatttaagtttgtcctactctttctctgtttgatatctctgtcccctcttcctatcaagttcaatatttggtatcagagtatagGTTAAACTATGACCTTTTCCTCAAGTACCATCCAACTCCAaatccccagattgacaaaagaaaattatgacatatgatgcatccaaatgaaggttcttctagacTCCCAAGATATATGGGagtttgtagaaaatggatttgttgaaccaagttcagcagaagaaggagcaatgaatgcagaaggaagaaaataactcaaagaaagaaggaagaaggagaaaaaggctttgttcacgatctaccaagggcttgatgatacaatgttcgagatcatcactctagcaaatacttcaaaggatgcttgggaaatgcttcaaaaagcattcggtggtgttgataaggtaaagaaacttcgtctacaagttttacgagccgagtttaAAAAATTACGATAAGGTACTtttgaaactatttctgattacttctcaaaaatcatttctattgttcatcaaataagatgaaatggtgaacaagtaaatgataagagagtaatagaaaaaatattgagatctctagatccgaaatttgattttattgttgttgtgatTGAAGAATCTAgagttttgaaaaaaatatctttagaagaacttatgggttcccttcaagttaattaacaaaggattac of Musa acuminata AAA Group cultivar baxijiao chromosome BXJ1-7, Cavendish_Baxijiao_AAA, whole genome shotgun sequence contains these proteins:
- the LOC135679730 gene encoding beta-eudesmol synthase-like, which codes for MPKAKSWEEEGAVDAARQPTRHSMQGKERYRFVRIVAERRRLQSPDNEEGKSCSSRWTTERKPTAKRGGIAIIGQRAIRDRERFANEEERAGALPMRRIDGGREEILKKEGEHFAERRILGDEELLVERQEREGFTSEEEHAFKSCSRHPLITCIQIRMENVISQPHVPGDEVVIRKSASYHPTVWGDYFILQAHMQECDARMQERAAELMEQVRSMFKDTTDILQTMELVDSIQLLGLSYHFEKEISEALKRVHDADLNCHGLYETALRFRLLRQQGYHVTPVVFNKFKDEGGSFMSTLGSDVKGLLSLYNAAYLGTHGEIILDEAISFTRNSLVSAFADLKPPLTTQVSLDLETPLCRRIRRLLARDYISIYQEDATRDDAILELAKLDFNLLQSLHREELKNITKWWNDLASSKNLSFARDRSVECYFWILGVYFEAYYSRARVITTKVIALTSILDDIYDVYSTLEESQQLTEAIQRWDVKIINQLPEYMKDYYLKLMHTFEEFEDLLASSEKYRITYLKEAMKDLSKAYFEESKWRDQHYVPTLEEHLHVSLISSGHPMLECASFIGMGEIATKEAFEWITSFPKIVQASAIIGRIMNDITSHELEQTREHVASTVQCYMKEYGTNVHVACKKLQVLVDDAWKDINKECLNQTAFPVALLQRIVNFSRMIENLYKYIDGYTNSSMKTKEYISLLLVHPVPL